From a single Lolium rigidum isolate FL_2022 chromosome 7, APGP_CSIRO_Lrig_0.1, whole genome shotgun sequence genomic region:
- the LOC124674429 gene encoding subtilisin-like protease, whose amino-acid sequence MESFKLSLLVFLLPFLLFNLVAAGDAGEELGTYIIHVQPQENHLFGSTDDRKAFHQSFLPEHGRLLHSYHHVASGFAARLTRRELDAISAMPGFVTAVRDVIYQTQTTHTPRFLGLDTARGTRNLSVGFGEGVIIGVLDTGVFPIHPSFSGKGMPPPPAKWKGRCDFKGSACNNKLIGAQTFISGSRARSPPTDEEGHGTHTSSTAAGAHVPGAQVLGQASGDASGMAPRAHLAMYKVCNEEGCASVDILAGIDAAVSDGCDVLSMSLGGPSMPFYQDSLAIGTFAAAEKGIFVSMAAGNSGPLHSTLSNEAPWMLTVAASTMDRLILAKVIIGGGLSFDGESVYHPAFNLSGPLFFPLVYAGASARPFAQFCGNGSLDGFDVKGKIVLCDRGNNIGRVDKGAEVLRAGGAGMILANQFIDGYSTLADAHVLPASHVSFVAGLEIKAYIKSTSNPEAMISFFQGTVLGTSPAPAITSFSSRGPSIQSPGILKPDITGPGVSVLAAWPFQVGPPRFDLRPTFNIISGTSMSTPHLSGIAALIKSNHPDWSPAQIKSAIMTTADATDRSGTPILNEQHIPADLFAAGAGHVNAEKAVDPGLVFDISTDDYIGYLCGKYTDHEVSVIVRRRVHCSAVTAISEYELNYPSVSVLFTQEAQMSTKWVYRTAKNVGEEPAVYYPHVDMPANSCVSVSVFPSSLSFAQTNHEQRFLIIVSATNSSATAVQGAVRWVSERHTVRIPISATFAAE is encoded by the coding sequence ATGGAAAGCTTCAAGCTCTCTTTGCTGGTCTTCCTtctccccttcctcctcttcaACCTTGTCGCCGCCGGGGATGCCGGGGAGGAGCTCGGCACGTACATCATCCACGTGCAGCCCCAGGAGAACCACCTGTTCGGCTCGACCGACGACCGAAAGGCGTTTCACCAGTCCTTCCTCCCCGAGCATGGCCGTCTCCTGCACTCGTACCACCATGTCGCCAGCGGCTTCGCGGCGCGGCTTACACGGCGGGAGCTTGACGCCATCTCCGCCATGCCCGGATTCGTGACCGCCGTGCGAGACGTGATCTACCAGACACAGACGACGCACACGCCGCGATTCCTCGGGCTTGACACGGCTCGGGGCACGAGGAACTTGTCGGTCGGTTTCGGGGAAGGCGTCATTATCGGGGTGCTCGACACCGGCGTCTTCCCCATCCACCCCTCCTTCAGCGGTAAGGGcatgccgccaccgccggccaagTGGAAGGGGAGGTGCGACTTCAAAGGCTCCGCATGCAACAACAAGCTCATTGGCGCTCAGACTTTCATCAGTGGCAGCCGCGCCCGCAGTCCACCGACTGACGAGGAAGGGCATGGCACGCACACTTCCAGCACTGCGGCAGGAGCCCACGTGCCGGGCGCTCAGGTGCTTGGTCAGGCCAGCGGAGACGCGTCCGGGATGGCGCCACGTGCGCACTTAGCCATGTATAAGGTTTGCAACGAAGAGGGCTGCGCCAGCGTGGACATCCTTGCCGGCATCGACGCTGCCGTGTCCGATGGCTGCGACGTCTTATCCATGTCGCTTGGCGGGCCCTCGATGCCATTCTATCAAGACAGCCTCGCCATCGGCACGTTCGCCGCCGCGGAGAAGGGTATCTTCGTCAGCATGGCGGCCGGCAACTCGGGTCCACTCCACAGCACGCTGTCAAACGAGGCGCCCTGGATGCTCACCGTCGCCGCCAGCACCATGGATCGTTTGATCCTCGCCAAGGTAATCATCGGAGGCGGACTCTCCTTTGATGGCGAGTCAGTGTACCATCCGGCGTTCAACCTCTCGGGGCCTCTCTTCTTCCCGCTTGTGTATGccggcgcgagcgcgaggcccttcGCCCAGTTCTGCGGCAACGGCTCGCTGGACGGCTTCGATGTGAAGGGCAAGATCGTGCTTTGCGACCGGGGCAACAACATCGGAAGGGTGGACAAGGGCGCCGAGGTGCTCAGAGCCGGAGGCGCCGGCATGATCTTGGCCAACCAGTTCATCGACGGCTACAGCACACTCGCTGACGCGCACGTTCTCCCGGCCTCGCACGTCAGCTTCGTCGCTGGACTAGAGATCAAGGCCTACATCAAATCCACGTCGAACCCGGAGGCAATGATCTCCTTCTTCCAAGGCACGGTCCTCGGCACGTCGCCAGCGCCGGCCATCACCTCCTTCTCCTCCCGCGGACCCAGCATCCAGAGCCCCGGCATTCTTAAGCCCGACATCACGGGCCCAGGCGTGAGCGTGCTTGCGGCGTGGCCATTCCAGGTCGGTCCGCCAAGGTTCGACCTCAGGCCCACCTTCAACATCATCTCCGGCACGTCCATGTCCACGCCGCACCTCAGCGGCATCGCGGCGCTGATCAAGAGCAACCACCCGGACTGGTCGCCGGCGCAGATCAAATCCGCCATCATGACCACCGCCGATGCCACCGACCGCTCCGGCACGCCGATACTCAACGAGCAGCACATTCCCGCCGACCTCTTCGCCGCCGGGGCCGGCCACGTCAACGCGGAGAAGGCCGTGGACCCCGGCTTGGTCTTTGACATTTCCACCGACGACTACATCGGCTACCTCTGCGGCAAGTACACGGACCACGAGGTCTCGGTGATCGTGCGCCGCCGGGTGCACTGCTCAGCCGTGACGGCCATCTCGGAATACGAGCTGAACTACCCGTCGGTCTCTGTACTGTTCACGCAGGAGGCGCAGATGTCTACGAAGTGGGTGTATCGCACGGCGAAGAACGTCGGAGAGGAGCCGGCGGTGTACTACCCCCACGTCGACATGCCGGCGAACAGCTGTGTGAGCGTCAGCGTATTCCCGAGCTCGCTCTCGTTCGCCCAGACGAACCACGAGCAGAGGTTCCTGATAATCGTGTCGGCGACGAATAGCAGCGCCACGGCGGTGCAGGGCGCGGTCCGCTGGGTGTCGGAGAGGCACACCGTGAGGATCCCCATTTCAGCCACCTTTGCTGCGGAATAG
- the LOC124672252 gene encoding subtilisin-like protease, with protein MESFKLCLLAFLLPFLLLALVAAGETGDELSAYVIHVQPQESHLFGTSDDRKAFHQSFLPEHGRLLHSYHHVASGFAARLTRRELDAIAAMPGFLAAVPNVIYHVQTTHTPQFLGLNTDLGTRNLSVGLGDGVIVGVLDTGIFPNHPSFSGAGMPLPPAKWKGRCDFNGSACNNKLIGALSFISGSSPGTPPTDEEGHGTHTSSTAAGAIVPGAQVLGQASGIASGMAPRAHLAMYKVCDDFGCASVDILAGIDAAVSDGCDVISMSLGGESLPFYQDSIAIGTFAAAEKGIFVSMAAGNSGPLNSTLSNEAPWMLTVAAGTMDRLILSKVILGNGVSFDGESVYQPNTSSAAVPLVYAGASSTPFAQFCGNGSLDGFDVKGKIVLCERGNNVARIDKGAEVLRAGGAGMILTNQFIDGYSTLADAHVLPASHVSYAAGVAIKTYINSTANPTAQISFGGTVLGTSPAPAITSFSSRGPSIQNPGILKPDITGPGVSVLAAWPFQVGPPRLDFRPTFNIISGTSMSTPHLSGIAALIKSKHPDWSPAAIKSAIMTTADFNDRSGAPILNEQHKPADLFATGAGFVNPEKAVDPGLVYDMYNDGYIGYLCGLYTNRECSVIARRPVDCSAVAVISQSALNYPSISVAFVKDWNPLAPVVVERTVKNVGEATTMYRAEVDMPAGSAVNVTVTPNVLWFGGKVQMQKFKVLVFPIKASATAVQGAIRWVSDTHTVRSPVSATFPSH; from the coding sequence ATGGAAAGCTTCAAGCTCTGCTTGCTGGCCTTCcttctccccttcctcctcctcgcccttGTCGCCGCGGGAGAGACCGGAGACGAGCTTAGCGCGTACGTCATCCACGTGCAGCCCCAGGAGAGCCACCTGTTCGGCACGTCCGACGACCGGAAGGCGTTTCACCAGTCCTTTCTCCCAGAGCACGGCCGTCTGCTCCACTCGTACCACCATGTCGCTAGCGGCTTTGCGGCCCGGCTGACGCGGCGCGAGCTCGACGCGATCGCTGCCATGCCCGGGTTCCTCGCCGCGGTGCCGAACGTGATCTACCATGTGCAGACGACGCACACCCCGCAGTTCCTCGGGCTGAACACGGACCTGGGCACGAGGAACCTCTCCGTcgggttgggcgacggcgtcaTCGTCGGGGTGCTCGACACTGGCATCTTTCCCAACCACCCCTCCTTCAGCGGCGCAGgcatgccgctgccgccggccaagTGGAAGGGCAGGTGCGACTTCAACGGCTCCGCATGCAACAACAAGCTGATCGGCGCCCTGAGCTTCATCAGCGGCAGCAGCCCCGGCACCCCGCCGACGGACGAGGAAGGGCACGGCACACACACGTCGAGCACCGCGGCGGGAGCCATCGTGCCGGGAGCTCAGGTGCTCGGTCAGGCCAGCGGCATCGCATCCGGGATGGCGCCACGCGCGCACTTAGCCATGTACAAGGTATGCGATGACTTTGGCTGCGCCAGCGTGGACATCCTCGCGGGCATCGACGCTGCCGTGTCTGACGGCTGCGACGTCATATCCATGTCGCTGGGTGGGGAGTCGCTGCCGTTCTACCAAGACAGCATCGCCATCGGCACGTTCGCCGCCGCGGAGAAGGGGATATTCGTCAGCATGGCGGCTGGAAACTCGGGTCCACTCAACAGCACGCTGTCGAATGAGGCGCCCTGGATGctcaccgtcgccgccggcaCAATGGACCGTCTGATCCTCTCCAAGGTGATCCTCGGAAACGGCGTCTCCTTCGACGGCGAGTCCGTGTACCAGCCAAACACCTCGTCGGCCGCTGTCCCCTTGGTCTACGCCGGCGCGAGCTCAACACCTTTCGCCCAGTTCTGTGGCAACGGCTCACTGGATGGCTTCGACGTCAAGGGCAAGATCGTGCTCTGCGAGCGCGGCAACAACGTCGCGAGGATTGACAAGGGCGCCGAGGTGCTGAGAGCAGGAGGCGCCGGCATGATTCTGACCAACCAGTTCATCGACGGCTACAGCACGCTCGCTGACGCGCACGTGCTCCCAGCCTCACACGTCAGTTACGCCGCGGGAGTGGCGATCAAAACCTACATCAATTCTACGGCAAACCCGACGGCCCAGATCTCATTCGGAGGCACGGTGCTCGgcacgtcgccggcgccggcaaTCACCTCCTTCTCCTCCCGTGGCCCGAGCATCCAGAACCCCGGCATCCTGAAGCCCGACATCACGGGCCCCGGCGTCAGCGTTCTCGCGGCGTGGCCGTTTCAGGTCGGCCCTCCAAGGCTCGACTTCCGGCCGACCTTCAACATCATCTCCGGGACTTCCATGTCGACGCCGCACCTCAGCGGCATCGCCGCGCTGATCAAGAGCAAGCACCCAGACTGGTCGCCCGCGGCGATCAAGTCCGCCATCATGACCACCGCCGACTTCAATGACCGCTCTGGCGCACCGATTCTCAACGAGCAGCATAAGCCAGCCGACTTATTCGCCACCGGAGCCGGCTTCGTCAATCCGGAGAAGGCCGTGGACCCTGGCCTGGTCTACGACATGTACAACGATGGCTACATCGGCTACCTCTGCGGGCTGTACACTAATCGGGAGTGCTCGGTGATCGCGCGCCGCCCAGTGGACTGCAGTGCCGTGGCGGTGATCTCGCAGTCCGCGCTGAACTACCCGTCAATATCGGTGGCGTTCGTGAAGGATTGGAACCCGTTGGCTCCGGTGGTAGTCGAGCGCACGGTGAAGAACGTCGGGGAGGCGACGACGATGTACCGCGCCGAGGTCGACATGCCAGCAGGCAGCGCCGTGAACGTCACCGTTACGCCGAACGTGCTCTGGTTCGGCGGTAAGGTCCAGATGCAGAAATTCAAGGTGCTCGTGTTCCCGATAAAGGCCAGCGCCACGGCGGTGCAGGGCGCCATCCGGTGGGTGTCGGACACGCACACCGTGAGGAGTCCCGTCTCGGCCACCTTCCCCTCACACTGA